Proteins encoded in a region of the Prunus persica cultivar Lovell chromosome G4, Prunus_persica_NCBIv2, whole genome shotgun sequence genome:
- the LOC109948602 gene encoding uncharacterized protein LOC109948602: MAGSGGSDLRAPIFNGDNYEFWKIRMRTIFKSHGIWDLVENGLKIPDSKGKKVDAAGSSNSEEEALLMKNAKALGIIQGAVSEDIFPRISNEETSKGAWDILHQEFHGDKQVRSIKLQGLRRDFEYTRMRDDETLSGYLTRLLELVNQMKGYGEDLSKGRLVQKLLISLTKEFDPVCYVIEQTKDIEMIEVQEVIAALRGFAQRLDRHAENTTEKAFSSMSINQKGSQSNSGSGINKSKKSWKSKGKKWDSKPQNSGNQGGKHEPGEKSDQAKGKCKHCDKLHYGECWFKGKPKCYGCNRFGHLIKDCEQTNKTEKLANVASKVTEPATMFYACHSASIEKNMNVWYVDSACSNHMTAHESLLIDIDRNVNCKVKMGMVI; encoded by the coding sequence ATGGCTGGGTCAGGAGGGAGTGATCTCAGAGCTCCAATATTCAATGGGGACAACTATGAATTTTGGAAGATTCGAATGAGAACGATTTTCAAATCTCATGGAATCTGGGATTTAGTTGAAAATGGGCTTAAAATTCCAGATTCAAAGGGGAAGAAGGTGGATGCTGCTGGGTCATCGAATTCTGAGGAGGAAGCTCTGTTAATGAAGAATGCTAAGGCACTTGGGATTATCCAAGGGGCTGTCTCAGAAGACATTTTTCCAAGGATTTCGAATGAAGAAACCTCAAAGGGTGCATGGGATATTTTGCATCAGGAATTTCATGGTGATAAGCAGGTCAGATCTATCAAATTGCAGGGTTTGCGTCGTGATTTTGAGTATACAAGGATGAGGGATGATGAGACCTTGTCTGGATACCTCACTCGCTTACTTGAGCTTGTGAATCAGATGAAGGGATATGGGGAAGACCTATCCAAAGGAAGGTTAGTTCAAAAACTACTTATAAGTCTGACTAAGGAATTTGATCCTGTCTGTTATGTAATTGAACAAACTAAGGATATTGAAATGATTGAGGTGCAAGAGGTGATTGCTGCATTGAGGGGTTTTGCTCAGCGCCTTGATAGGCATGCTGAGAACACCACTGAGAAAGCCTTCAGCAGCATGAGCATAAATCAAAAGGGATCTCAATCCAACTCTGGTTCTGGCATTAATAAATCAAAAAAGAGCTGGAAATCGAAGGGTAAGAAATGGGATTCAAAACCTCAAAATAGTGGCAATCAAGGAGGAAAGCATGAACCAGGGGAAAAATCAGATCAAGCAAAAGGGAAATGCAAGCACTGTGATAAGCTTCACTATGGAGAATGCTGGTTTAAAGGAAAGCCAAAGTGCTATGGGTGCAACCGTTTTGGGCATCTCATTAAAGACTGTGAACAAACAAATAAGACTGAGAAACTTGCAAATGTTGCTAGCAAGGTAACAGAACCTGCTACTATGTTCTATGCTTGTCATTCTGCTtctattgaaaaaaatatgaatgtgTGGTATGTGGACAGTGCTTGTAGTAATCATATGACTGCTCATGAGTCCTTACTTATTGATATAGATAGAAATGTGAACTGTAAAGTTAAGATGGGCATGGTGATTTAG
- the LOC18779355 gene encoding receptor-like protein 2: MACGFLLFLLFPYIISTNIHACKQTERTSLLSFASALSSPPLNWTAMDCCHWKGVTCNQDGWVIHLLLPSKGLKGGISLTSLGNLTHLTHLNLSHNSLYGSLQTQFFLSLNRLKILDLSYNLLSEELPLSLPSNNIRKLDLSSNHFYGAIPSSFFHQASNLISFNVSNNTFTGYVPPSICLHASPFLRILDFSSNEFSGNLAPGLGECFELQIFHAGHNNLSGLLPEDIYNATKLEEISLPLNSLHGAVSDKIVNLTDLAILDLDFNNFGGELPLKMGKLSKLKVVILDFNNFEGALPSSLMNCTNLVELRLGSNNLEGDISKLDFSRLSQLTKLDLWYNNFTGTVPVSLYSCRSLKAIRLTRNHLEGQIQAEILSLKSLSFLSLGYNRFTNLTGAMKILMSCKSLHVLLLTGSFKGEGIPTDDDMVDFDGFHNLLFLSLARSDLIGQIPVWLSKLKNLEILQLGFNQITGPIPSWLGTLPRLFYISLPNNRISGEFPKQLCRLPRLLYEPISSQAEQYEIELPVYGRIVTTRTFPSQKLAFYRAWIDVANNNIVGDIPTEIDQLYLLRGLVLSSNNFSGIIPDEISYLKYLEILDLSTNHLSGIIPSSLTSLNFLKYFNASYNNLEGPIPTGTQLQSFNASAFEGNPKLCGAPLPKKCGQNKSIDADNKNNKDMDNGLHHLPWFYVFAALGFILGFWGVCGSLIINKTWRYAYFQFTDNLQDRFYVMVTVCINTMKRRLRS; encoded by the coding sequence ATGGCTTGtggcttccttctcttcctcttattCCCTTACATTATATCCACAAATATTCATGCCTGCAAACAAACTGAACGCACCTCCCTCCTGTCCTTTGCCTCCGCTCTATCTTCTCCTCCTTTAAATTGGACAGCCATGGATTGCTGTCATTGGAAGGGCGTCACTTGTAATCAAGATGGTTGGGTCATCCATTTGCTCTTGCCTTCCAAAGGGCTCAAAGGTGGCATCTCTCTCACTTCACTTGGAAATCTCACACATCTCACCCACTTGAATCTTTCCCACAATTCACTATATGGTTCACTTCAAACTCAGTTCTTCTTGTCTTTAAATCGACTCAAGATCCTTGATTTGAGCTATAACCTTCTTTCTGAAGAGCTACCGCTTTCTCTGCCGTCCAACAATATCCGGAAACTGGATTTGTCTAGCAATCACTTCTATGGTGCAATTCCATCTTCATTCTTCCACCAAGCTAGCAACTTGATTAGTTTCAATGTCAGCAACAATACCTTCACAGGGTATGTCCCACCCTCAATTTGTCTCCATGCTTCTCCCTTCCTTAGGatattggatttttcttccaatgaATTCAGTGGCAACCTTGCTCCTGGGCTGGGGGAGTGTTTCGAACTGCAAATTTTTCATGCTGGTCATAATAACCTCTCAGGGTTACTTCCAGAAGATATCTATAATGCTACCAAACTTGAAGAAATATCATTACCTCTCAATTCACTACATGGAGCTGTTAGTGATAAAATTGTCAACCTCACTGACCTTGCCATACTTGACCTCGACTTTAATAATTTTGGCGGCGAGCTTCCGCTCAAAATGGGGAAGCTGTCCAAGTTGAAGGTTGTGATCCTTGATTTCAACAATTTTGAAGGTGCTTTGCCCTCATCTTTGATGAATTGCACAAACCTTGTAGAACTGCGTTTGGGATCCAACAACTTGGAAGGAGATATCTCCAAGCTTGATTTCTCCAGACTTAGTCAACTTACTAAACTTGACCTGTGGTACAATAACTTCACTGGTACGGTTCCAGTAAGCCTCTACTCATGCCGGTCCCTAAAAGCCATTCGATTGACAAGAAATCATCTAGAGGGACAAATACAAGCTGAGATTCTTTCATTGAAATCCTTGTCCTTCCTCTCGCTTGGTTACAACCGATTCACCAACCTCACAGGGGCGATGAAGATATTAATGAGTTGCAAAAGTCTCCACGTACTCTTGCTTACTGGTTCCTTTAAAGGTGAGGGAATACCAACTGATGATGACATGGTTGATTTTGATGGATTCCACAATCTTCTGTTTTTGAGTTTGGCTCGTTCTGACCTCATTGGTCAAATACCTGTGTGGTTATCAAAGCTCAAGAATCTAGAGATCTTGCAACTAGGTTTTAATCAAATTACAGGGCCAATTCCAAGTTGGTTAGGGACTCTTCCTAGACTGTTTTATATAAGCTTGCCCAACAACCGAATTTCAGGTGAATTTCCAAAGCAACTTTGTAGACTACCAAGGTTGCTTTATGAGCCTATTTCATCTCAAGCAGAgcaatatgaaattgaattgccTGTCTACGGCCGCATCGTAACCACAAGAACCTTTCCATCCCAGAAATTGGCTTTTTATCGAGCATGGATAGACGTAGCTAACAATAACATTGTTGGAGATATACCTACTGAAATCGACCAATTGTACCTTCTCCGAGGGTTGGTTCTTAGCTCCAACAACTTCTCCGGCATCATTCCAGACGAAATATCTTACCTAAAATATTTAGAGATTTTGGACCTCTCCACAAATCACTTGTCTGGAATAATCCCATCGTCATTGACAAGCCTtaatttcttgaaatattttaatgCCTCATACAATAATCTTGAAGGACCAATACCAACGGGCACCCAGCTCCAAAGCTTCAACGCTTCTGCCTTTGAAGGGAATCCAAAACTTTGTGGTGCCCCACTTCCAAAAAAGTGTGGACAAAATAAGAGCATTGATGCagataacaaaaacaataaagacATGGACAATGGACTTCATCACCTTCCGtggttttatgtttttgctGCGTTGGGATTCATATTGGGATTTTGGGGAGTCTGTggttctttaattattaacaAGACATGGAGATATGCGTATTTTCAATTCACAGACAATCTACAAGATAGGTTCTATGTGATGGTAACAGTGTGCATCAACACGATGAAAAGAAGGCTTAGAAGCtag